In one window of Juglans regia cultivar Chandler chromosome 3, Walnut 2.0, whole genome shotgun sequence DNA:
- the LOC108994932 gene encoding BAHD acyltransferase DCR: MPSSSVILVSKCTICPEQKSDMKPLKLSVSDMPMLSCQYIQKGVLLTLPPYSIDDLLCFLKRSLSLTLTHFPALAGRLSTDSDGYVHIVCNDEGVDFIQAKAKHLSLHALISPGLDVPPCFKEFFALDRTLSYLGHFKPLAAVQITELNDGVFIGCTVNHAVTDGTSFWHFFNTIAEVCRGGKKLPKSPDFSRNTVFNSPAVLKFPPGGPKLTFSSDEPLREKIFHFSREAILKLKHRANNYNHLQNGHVDQSAVELLGKQCNDSWKTVNGDNSTPNGKISSVLEGLLRNNISNRTMEISSFQSLSAQLWRSVTRARKLTARKMTTFRMAVNCRHRLEPQMDPYYFGNAIQSIPTVAAAGELLSRDLRWCADLLHRNVAAHDDATVRRGVADWESEPRLFPLGNFDGASMTMGSSPRFPMYENDFGWGRPLAVRSGAANKFDGKISAFPGREGKGSVDLEVVLAPETMAGLEKDTEFMQYVSGGTAV, from the coding sequence ATGCCTTCTTCTTCTGTCATCCTTGTTTCCAAATGCACAATATGCCCTGAACAAAAATCCGACATGAAACCCCTCAAGCTGTCTGTCTCCGACATGCCCATGCTCTCATGCCAATACATCCAAAAGGGCGTTCTGCTCACCCTTCCTCCCTACTCCATCGATGACCTCCTCTGCTTTCTCAAACGCTCTTTGTCTCTCACTCTCACCCACTTCCCAGCCCTTGCCGGTCGTCTCTCCACCGACTCCGATGGCTACGTCCACATCGTCTGTAATGATGAGGGCGTCGATTTCATCCAAGCCAAAGCCAAGCATCTATCCCTTCACGCCCTCATCTCTCCGGGCCTCGACGTCCCTCCCTGTTTCAAAGAGTTCTTCGCCCTCGACAGAACTCTCAGCTACTTGGGCCACTTCAAGCCCTTGGCTGCCGTCCAGATTACTGAGCTAAATGATGGCGTTTTCATCGGCTGTACAGTCAACCATGCCGTAACGGACGGGACCTCCTTCTGGCATTTCTTCAACACAATCGCTGAAGTTTGCAGGGGAGGGAAGAAGTTACCCAAATCACCAGACTTTTCTCGCAACACTGTGTTCAATTCGCCGGCGGTGCTCAAATTCCCACCCGGTGGTCCCAAGTTGACCTTTTCCAGTGACGAGCCGCTTCGGGAGAAAATCTTTCACTTCAGCAGGGAAGCGATTCTGAAGCTGAAACACAGGGCCAATAATTATAATCACTTGCAAAACGGTCATGTTGATCAGTCCGCTGTTGAATTACTGGGAAAGCAATGTAATGACAGTTGGAAAACGGTTAATGGAGATAACAGTACGCCTAACGGTAAGATATCGTCTGTCTTGGAGGGTCTGCTGAGGAACAACATTTCGAATCGGACGATGGAGATTTCGTCCTTTCAATCGCTCTCCGCCCAGCTGTGGCGTTCGGTGACACGTGCGAGGAAGCTGACGGCAAGAAAAATGACGACCTTTCGAATGGCTGTGAATTGCCGCCATCGGCTCGAACCGCAGATGGACCCGTACTACTTTGGAAACGCGATACAGAGCATCCCCACAGTTGCTGCGGCCGGCGAGCTTCTGTCCCGGGATCTGCGATGGTGCGCCGATCTTCTGCACCGGAACGTGGCTGCGCACGATGACGCCACGGTCCGTCGGGGAGTAGCGGATTGGGAGAGTGAGCCGAGGTTGTTCCCTTTGGGGAACTTCGACGGTGCATCGATGACGATGGGGAGTTCCCCGAGATTCCCCATGTACGAAAACGACTTCGGGTGGGGACGGCCTCTGGCGGTGCGTAGCGGTGCGGCGAACAAGTTCGATGGTAAGATCTCGGCGTTTCCGGGAAGAGAAGGCAAGGGAAGTGTGGATCTTGAGGTGGTTTTGGCACCAGAAACAATGGCGGGGCTTGAGAAGGATACAGAGTTCATGCAATACGTATCGGGCGGTACCGCCGTGTGA